In the Meiothermus sp. Pnk-1 genome, GCGCTCGGGGAGGCGGCGCAAGGCCCGCACCTCGGGGCGGGCGGTGAGGTAAAACTTCCAGGCGGCCTGGGGAAAGACCGTGCTACCCATATCCCGCCCCTCGACCACGAAGGGCGGGGAAAGCTCGCGCAGGCGTTGGTAGACGTACTGGCGTACGCGTGGGTGTTTGGCCACCGCCGAGACCATGGCGTCCACCTCGCGGGTGTGCAGCTGCTCGGTGACGTCTTCGCCTTCGGCCAAGAGCCGGTTGCCTTCGGGGCGCGGGAGGAGCTGGATGGGGTGGGCCTCGAGGGTCGCCAGGATCGCGGCTTCGTCCTCGGGGTTCACCCGGTAGCGCTCGACCTGGTAGGTGGCCCCTCGGTAGAGCAACCCGGAGGAGACATAGGGTAAGCCTAGGGCGGCGGCCACTCGCTGGGCGACGCTGGATTTTCCCGATGCGGAAGGGCCATCAATGGCGATAATGGCGTCCGGCGGTACGGTCGGCTCCTTTTCCTCCATGGATGGTTTCACCATGCGATGACCCCAACGGGCCAGTGTACCAAAGGGTGGGGGGATCAATCCTCCCCGCGCAAGCGATCCAGGTCTTCCCAGAAGCTAGGGAAGGAGATGCTGGCCCACTCGGCCTCGTGCACCGTGACCCCTACCGGCAACCCGCACACCGCGAAGGCCATGGCGATGCGGTGGTCGTGAAAGGGTTCGACGTGGCCCGGCTGCACACCGCCGCCGAAAATCCGAATCCAATCCGGGCCGACCTCGGTCTTCACCCCGAGGTTGTTCAGATTCTTGGCGATGGCCTCGAGGCGGTCCGACTCCTTGACCCGCAGCTCCTCCAGGTCCGGGATGAAGGTCTCGCCCTCGGCCCAGGCGGCGGCGGCGGAGAGGATCGGGATTTCGTCTACCATCAGGGGGATCAAGGAGGGATCCACC is a window encoding:
- the cmk gene encoding (d)CMP kinase; its protein translation is MVKPSMEEKEPTVPPDAIIAIDGPSASGKSSVAQRVAAALGLPYVSSGLLYRGATYQVERYRVNPEDEAAILATLEAHPIQLLPRPEGNRLLAEGEDVTEQLHTREVDAMVSAVAKHPRVRQYVYQRLRELSPPFVVEGRDMGSTVFPQAAWKFYLTARPEVRALRRLPERNAEYETVLQEILRRDQADRVQLAPAPDAVLVDTSEMGIDDVVRTILERIPH